The following coding sequences are from one Epilithonimonas vandammei window:
- a CDS encoding prenyltransferase/squalene oxidase repeat-containing protein, translating to MEIAHSFNLNLQVFIEKENQYIEGRQNKDNIGAWSYFPTVQEIAADIDDLGQIMQQFIKTGNGKLVDKYCIKAISIAVSERTQPSGGIETWILPKVNLTEKQKKQDLFNSTKWGKGADVEVVANFVYALTLLDSEKYKSTIEKAIKYIISEQKEQGYWESRWYYGKLYGTYVCLRLLNEFPTQYGAVKQKIKDFLIGFQNADGSFDENQYKNLSTSFAIFCMNLLEFPELEKMKNSAQQFLIEHQHENGSWKAENFIKPKAHEPYKSKTLTTAYALKALL from the coding sequence TTGGAAATTGCACATTCTTTTAATCTTAATCTTCAAGTTTTTATTGAAAAAGAAAATCAATATATAGAAGGAAGACAAAATAAGGACAATATTGGAGCTTGGTCTTATTTTCCAACTGTTCAGGAAATAGCAGCAGATATTGACGATCTAGGGCAAATTATGCAACAGTTTATCAAAACAGGAAATGGGAAATTGGTAGATAAATATTGTATAAAAGCAATTAGTATTGCCGTATCTGAAAGAACACAGCCTAGTGGTGGAATAGAAACTTGGATTCTTCCTAAAGTAAATCTTACTGAAAAACAGAAAAAACAGGATTTATTCAATTCTACCAAATGGGGAAAAGGGGCAGATGTGGAAGTTGTAGCCAACTTTGTATATGCTTTAACCTTATTAGATTCAGAAAAATACAAGTCCACCATAGAAAAAGCAATCAAGTATATTATTTCAGAGCAAAAAGAGCAAGGGTATTGGGAGAGCAGATGGTACTATGGTAAACTTTATGGTACATATGTTTGTCTGAGGTTGCTTAATGAGTTTCCTACACAATATGGAGCTGTCAAGCAGAAAATAAAAGACTTTTTGATTGGTTTCCAAAATGCTGATGGAAGTTTTGATGAGAATCAATATAAAAATTTGTCAACTTCTTTTGCTATTTTTTGCATGAATTTATTAGAGTTTCCTGAACTTGAGAAAATGAAAAATAGCGCACAACAATTTTTAATAGAACATCAGCATGAAAATGGTAGTTGGAAGGCGGAAAATTTTATTAAACCTAAAGCCCATGAGCCTTACAAAAGTAAGACGCTTACTACTGCTTACGCATTAAAGGCTTTACTATAA
- a CDS encoding zinc metalloprotease, producing the protein MEESPVYKLSSDIEFSKFNESEYLLHNVKLNKYTKLNQKYYDLLSLADGSRTVSQINMDFQKSHKVPISDSQIILLFGQLKQYGTFGHDDSIKEQSKIPDYIKYGFIFLKPEVISTIVPFLKLLFVRKVFYSVIFFSIIIFGYSIYTNYYNNPTLNSNTFVPYFILLLFISTIFHELGHASASHFFKARHGGIGFGFYLYFIPAFFADVTDIWRLSKWKRIIVNSAGIYFEIIFCLLLLIIGFFIKYHILEILALAISVKALYNLIPFLRADGYWILSDLLNKPNLNFHAMNNLKLILLSTFKNEKSILTKKDYLIALYGGFNIVMIALFFYYQIFLNWYSIINFPITIYKIVISIFQWKFNLSFNELFKLLSVLIFYIISVKIILGIMKR; encoded by the coding sequence ATGGAGGAAAGCCCTGTATATAAACTATCATCAGATATTGAATTTTCAAAATTCAATGAAAGTGAATATTTACTGCATAATGTAAAACTTAATAAATATACTAAACTGAATCAGAAATACTATGATTTATTAAGTTTAGCAGATGGGAGCAGAACAGTATCACAAATTAATATGGATTTTCAAAAAAGCCATAAAGTACCTATTTCAGATTCACAAATTATATTGCTTTTTGGTCAGCTAAAACAGTATGGAACTTTTGGTCACGATGATTCAATAAAAGAACAATCAAAAATTCCGGACTATATAAAATATGGTTTCATTTTTCTTAAACCAGAAGTAATTTCAACAATAGTTCCCTTCTTGAAACTATTGTTTGTCAGGAAAGTTTTTTATTCGGTTATTTTTTTTTCAATCATTATTTTTGGATATAGTATTTATACAAATTATTATAATAATCCGACTCTCAACTCTAATACTTTTGTGCCATATTTTATATTGCTACTTTTTATAAGTACTATTTTTCATGAGCTGGGACATGCAAGTGCATCCCATTTTTTCAAGGCAAGACATGGAGGAATTGGCTTTGGTTTTTACTTGTATTTCATACCAGCATTTTTTGCAGACGTGACGGATATATGGAGATTAAGTAAGTGGAAAAGAATTATAGTAAATAGTGCAGGTATTTATTTTGAAATTATTTTTTGCTTATTACTATTAATTATTGGTTTTTTTATAAAATATCATATACTGGAAATTTTGGCATTGGCTATTTCAGTAAAAGCATTATACAATCTAATCCCATTTTTGCGAGCTGATGGATATTGGATATTGTCAGACTTGTTGAACAAGCCTAATCTTAATTTCCATGCCATGAACAACTTAAAATTGATTCTATTATCTACTTTTAAAAATGAAAAGTCTATACTAACGAAAAAGGATTATCTTATTGCTTTATATGGGGGCTTTAACATTGTAATGATAGCTCTGTTTTTCTATTATCAAATATTTTTAAATTGGTATTCAATTATAAATTTTCCCATAACAATTTATAAAATAGTTATCTCAATCTTTCAATGGAAGTTTAATTTAAGCTTTAATGAATTATTCAAACTATTATCAGTCTTAATTTTTTACATTATAAGTGTCAAGATAATTTTAGGAATAATGAAGAGATAA